The sequence tttaaaaaatataatatatatatatatatatatatatatatatatatatatatatatatatatatatatatatatatatatatatatatatatatatatatatatatatatagcaccccGTACCAGTAGCAGCTGTCGTTGTTTTTAGTTGCTGCACTAAAGGGTTGAGAAGTTTTCCAGACTTCAGTTTATTTTTGCTGATCCTCCGGCGGCGGCTGCTTGGGGGGGCTGCGTGCAGGAATCCCACGTTTGGGGGGAGCGGTTTCCCCAGCCGGATGTACAGAGCCTCGATCTCCCTCTTCTGCTGCGCCTGCAGCTCCGTGATTTCCTTCATGTGTCTGAAGGGGAAACAAGAGTCAGAAGTCAGGTGATGAGTAGaaacaaggggttaatggacACCTACAAGCACCCCCTGTGCTGGGAATAATACCCATTTCCAACAGAGAGAAACCCAAATCAATTTAAATGGATATCTGACCTGATCTGAATCAAAAAGAGTGAATTGCAAAAGAGGCAGCTTTGGGAACAGGTTTTCATCTCGAAACTTTGTGTCCGGAATTATAAAATCAACTGGTTTATACATAACTCTTAACACTCACAGCCAAAACACCAATAATCTGGTTTCACCAGGGCCGAGTTtgtggatttaaccccttaaggacaatgggcggtccctaaacccattgaaaacaatgcattttgagcccgtacatatacgggctttgtcattaaggggttaaagcatgtGTGTGACTCCCTATTTTTataaggaagaagaagagacaTCCATCAGGGGAGACCGGACTGGTTGAAAGAGCCACCACCTAAACCAGCATGATGTCCGCAGTAAGGAggactttatttttatgcacaATCTGCTGGCGCGATATAAACGCAACGTAACGGATGCCTTCCTTGCTTGACATCAACGTGAGCAAAATTCTGGATCAATGCGTTTCTGTGTAACGGAACAGCTTTCTTTGAAAGGAAACCCTTGGGAGATCTAAATCATTATTGCAGATATCGTGGCTAAAATGTTTCTGCGTTTTCTCCGAATGAGATTAAATATCAGTGTTtttgaacaagaaaaaaaaagtaaatctaTTGGGTTCCTCCTTTGGTTCTATTACAAATCTGATAAGAAACCCCAAAATCTTGACGTTTACATGAGGGCCTATTTTTTAGTGGAATAGCTCATCTTGGGAGCATTCTAACACCTCAACTGCTCGAACGAATCAAGTTTTATAAAGTTTCAAATATAATTCACTAGAATATTCAACCAAAGTATTTGCAATCCCTGACAATTTGGATTTTGCGTCCTTGTTTTACGAGGAATCCAGAAATGTCTGATGTTCTAGCGAAGACTTGTAAATCCCCATGAATCACCGGTGCTTTTTATACTCCATTAGAAGTTACTATAGTAATTTTACTTGTCAAGCACACTTCTAATTTCCAATTCTatacaaaggaaaaaataaacaaaaggcaCTTTGTGGCGTGACTCATCCCGCTAGAAAGAACGTACGCCGAAAACATATATGGCTTTTTGTGTTACATAATTAACGTGCCCATAAATGCAAGCGATTAGATGTCCTTCTGGAGTAATTATTTAAATGGAGACACATCAATTCCGTAGGAGGACGGAGAGAAATGGTTGGTGACTCAAAGTTAGACAATAACTTTTGGAAACCATTGAAATCGGTGAAAGGAGATCCTGCGTATAAGGATTGTGGTTATTTTTgggtgagggttttttttgttgtaggaAGTTTTTATCCCTTTATAGATAGAACATAAAGCAAGTGCCATGGTGTGGTAAACAAGGAAAACATTTCCAGATCTGCCATGTTGCTCTCTACAAACgctttaaataatttaagaacCTTTTCTTATCATTCTTTCTTTGTTACGGAAACAAGAGGTTTCCCATTTGCTCTACCTCCTAAACAGATGATTCAAAACCTCCAAACCATCAATATGAGCCCTGGAGGCAACTTTAGAAGTGCCACATGGGTTATAAAGCAGACAGGGGAATTAAACCTTAGATGACCACATAAATATATTGTAGTTAACATGTTCTCATTTTCTAATCTATATTCCATTCttgtttgtgaaataaatacaattatgctgAATAAAAAGTTCTACATACTTTTCACGAAGACCCTGGAGTTCTCTCCTCATATCTGCATCTTCAAACTCAGAGTCATTATCACTGCTCATGTATGAAGACTGTGAATGGAAAGAGGTAACATTTATTGAAGGGGTCTTGGGTGGATTAGGTCCGTGAGGAGAATCGGGGCTTTTCATACTGGCCTTTCGATGAAGAAAAGCAGTAGCCTTCTTGATAAAGTCATTGGTGGACCCTTTGCTCGGGGTTGATGGTTGGGCATCTTTGGACTTTGACAGAGGAAGCTCATCACCAGAATCACTGGAAACATGTCCACAAAAGAGGGAATTAATAGGGGAGGAGGTGTGTGCTCGTGGAACGGAGGTCTTTACTGGATGCGAAGGGAGCTGATCCAAGTAGACATCAGGTGGGGCAGAAAATCTTGAGTAATTTGGTGAATTTGCAGTCACGTCATCCTCTGTGCTCATCACAGAAAACCTGCCAATAGTTTTAGGTGACCCATCGACACCATCTGCCTTCTGTTTTAGCGAAGGACAGTCCATGGAATTTTGATCTTGTAGCTTCCAGTTCCTTGAATCCCCCtttttagaagaagaaaaaaacatttttactctAATGAGCAGAAGTTATTTTAGCAGAAACATATAAGTTCTAAAGAAATGACAAGAAAACCAAGTTTACCTAAGGTCAATTCTATAaccaaatatatagaaataactATAAACTACTTGTTAAACGGTTGTTACcgtaaataaagattttttgttACTATGTAGGTGCTCCTAATAATGCATATTCTACCCATATGAGTGGAAATCACTCTCCACTCACCCGGTTGTCCGGTAAGTTGTACTTGCTTGCGTCGGTAACACCACCGAGCAGTTCTGCAGACAGAGCCGAATCCTCTGGAGCAGAGAGGGATTTGTAGAGAGTTCTGTGGTCACAGGTTATCCCTCCATTGACCGGCTGCAAATAAATGACCTCCGTTGCACCTTCCAGACTCTGAGAGATGTCGGGGGTTCCCGCATTCATGTTTGCCGGACTATATTCCTGATATAACAACGTACGCAACTTTTCATCTAAGCTTTTGATCGTGTCATCTGCAAACTCCACTCTGGGTGGACCTTCCCCATCCGATTCAGTTAGATTTCCAGTTTGAATACCGGAGTTCACAACTGGTAATGTTAAAGATGTTAGAGTCTGGACCGTGGCCGGAAAGGAGCAGCCTTGGGAAGGAATTGGTGGACCTTCTGTAATATCTGAAGATGTGTCCAAGCAAGTGCTTGATGTGACCTGTTTTACAACAGGAGAGCCAACATCTGATTCACACAACACAGAATGCTCAGTCCGATGCTCTTTTTCCTGGGGAATATTGATCGGTGGATCCCTGGCAGATGGAGTATAATCCAACTGCGCGGTTTCTCTTGAATTTTTGGCAGTTTGGAAACATAAATCGACAGGTGGGGTACCGGCCTCCCGTTCAGCTGGTTGGATCACATTTGCTGAAGACTGTGAAGTAGTCAGTGGGTCACAAGCATCTTTTGGTGAAGCAGCATGCCCAGCTGCAGAGTGTGCTTCAATTTCTTTGACTGGCTGTGAAGTGCTGGATACTCCAGGAGTTGTGCAATCACCGTGGAGGAAGGAATGGGATTCAGGAAGGGTCAAAGTTGAGAGCTCACTTTGCATCTGTAAATCAGATGAAGATATCGTAGAAGACGACTGTGTAACAGAGGCAAGGATTTCCATGGTGGGCTCACCAGGATCTAACGCAGAAAGCTGGCACACAGAGGACGTCGATTTATCAGTTTGCACAGAACGCGTCTGTTGAAAACCTTCAGAAACTTCTTCAtctgcaaacaaaaaaagtcaaaacaggaaaaaaaagtgaactaaatattattttacaagtGAGATTTCTTTAGTCCAGAAGAGACATTCCTGTTCTATCTTGCTTGGCAGACGTATTTATGGAAAAAGTAACACAATAATGGTTTAAAATCCGCCCTCTCAAATCTTTGacaatttgtttgtattttttatctcATCCTGTAACCGGTGGACTAACGTTCGGTACCGGCCTGGTGGTCACAGATAcctttaaaaaagtataattatattaatttctgGGAGCCGGTACCTTTAAGCTTATTAGGCTGTTGGCCTTTTAGTGTGGTTGTCTGCTCCTCTAAACCAGCGTTGGGATTTTCGACCACGGGACATATAATAAACCACCGCTTTCCTGTATGCAAAACTAAGAGAAAGATTAGAATGTTAGTATGTATCGAACAATCAGATGGCGGTACAATGAAGGCAGCTCTATGAAGTATGCTTTTCTACAAATACAGGAGATTATGAACGATATGATAAAAAGTCCCTACCATTCTGCTGGTAAACGGGCGTCTTTGCCTTGCTGTGGTGGTTTTCCTTTGAAAAGATTACAAAGACACAATGATGCTTTATAAAATGACTTTATACAAGcatgaatatatacattaaaagggATGTTCTGTGAGATGTTTAGATCTCATTACAGTATTGGGGTCAGGTCGACAGTATGCTAAACCATAAATTGAATGTGTAGAAAGTGTATTGTACCTCTTGTGTCTCTGCGTGAAATGCGTTGGCTTGTTGGGGGCTTCCCCCTTGGTCGGAACTCCTTTCACCTTCCGTGTCTTCACTTAACATATCCTCTGCTTTGTCGATCACATCCTTCATTTGCTCGATGAAAATCTCCTTTTCGGACTGCAGAATGAATTCATTCTCCACCTACACGAGGATGCAGAAAATCTGTTTTATGAATACCTAGCAATTAAAAAGCTACCACAACCTACTaggaattttaattttatacaaaaagagctacattttgtttgctttttgagAAGTCTGCAGAATTAAAAAGCAAGAATAAACCTCAATGGATAAGGATAGAGTTCCTACCATGTAAGTGGCAATTTCATCTGGGGCATCTCCATCCAAATCAAACTTGAATGTCACCATTTTATGGTTGTGCGTTTCCAGTTGGCATTCAACCATCTTGTCACCAGTGTTACAAACCTACAGGAAACATTTTACAGCTTAAACACCTAATTCCAGCTATAATGGACACGGGGCTGTCAGGGGAGCCAGCTTACATTGAGAATAGTAAGCTTGGGTTTACTGGTCTTCTCTTGGCGTGATCTCGTTCGGGAGGACCGTCGATGatgtttctttgtttgtttGCCAGCGCCATGGGTGCTCTCTGGAGCGTCACTCATTTCTTTCCCAGATGCAGCATCTGAACCTACATAGCTTTTAGAGGGACAGAAACCAAAGGTGGTCATGTTTAGAATACTAATGATGGCCATCTGGTGATTCTTACCAAATCTGATGAGAAAGGGATACCCCATGGATCCCAAATATCCAACTTCCTGCAGGAGAAGAGCACTTGGGAAGGCAGTCAATATGAATAGCGAAGGGCCTGAGATGTTTCACCTCTTACAATAAACTATATAACAAGGAAACCTACTTCTCATAGCTTTGACCAGGGATCGGTTGGTTTTCCTGCACGATCAGCTCCTGAAACAGAGAAGGATTCCAGTGGTGTTCAGCAACACGATGAAAATTGCTGTAAACAACACATAGTATAATCTACAGCGAGAGAACATATCAGAAGTAATAGACTTTACTGATAATTCAGCTCGGGATAAAAATGCCATTGCGAGGACACATCTACTAGTGATTGACTTCACTGGATTCAGAAATCTAGAATTCAATAGTTTGTAATTTGAAGACGACTACAAGGATGCTATGGATTTAAACCCACTACCTCTTGTCCTGAGTCCGTAGCTGTCCCGGCAGCTGGATGCACAACGTGGTTTGGATGCGCATATGGTTGGGATATGTCGGGTTGCAGGCTGGCTGAATAAACGGGCATGCTCGGAGGATCCGCCATTGTGTGCGTGTAAGTCATCTGAGAAACAACCTCCTGTCCTTGAATCAAAAGGGGCATTTCAGACTGGAAGTGCACAGGTGGGGACATGATGGAGGACGGTGCCACGGATATTACTGCGACGGGGGTTGCCATGTCCACCGAATACCGAGAAAGCCCAGCAACCTATGGTGTACGAAGAATTTAAATATGCGAACAAGAAATATAAAGGAATCACAACCTTCCGCAAAAGGGAGAGGAGGGACAACatttatctataatacatacactttatatatatacacaaaatatataaacataaaatcaaAACACCCCAAACAAATACACCATCGCTAGGTTATTTCAATACACTGGTTTCCTGTTAGACACAGAGCTAGAAATTCACATGATGTCATAGGCTTGAATACAGTAAATTAAACAGATCTTTAATATGAAGACATGAGGGGAATGGAGAGAGGGGGATAAAAAAGACCAGTTAATGATGTCATAGGGAAGAATTGTGGTCTTTTTTGATATATAGTATATCCTATGAATGGATATTTCACGGCATGTGATTTCACAAAAGGTAATGTCAAAATATTAAAGTAGGAGTTCATTTTGTTTGAAAAATACCCAACAACAGTCCCTACTCTGCACACTCTGAATACCCCTAATGATTGCCTGGGACCACCACCGGCCCCGATATCCAGTATTTATGGGGTAGCCATCCTTTCCACCAGTCTCCAACCTAAAGGGAACCAGCGTGTATTAATCTGTATGAATATTTTATCGTTTAGCCTTCAGGTTTCTGATCAGCAGTAATTTATGACTAGCATTCACTTGTATAAATTCTCTGTATTATGGGACGTTGCCCTTTGGTTATCTTCATACTTTGAAAAGGCTGAACtgtttttgtggattttttctgaaaaaacacacaaattggTTAAAAATGAACTACTACTTGAAATTTTTCATGTGATACACATGCCCAGATGAAGGTGTGCGGCAGACGCCGTGTAATTGATATGATCGGAGTCATATCGTGCACGGTTGCCCTCTCTCCAAATGACACACATGATCTCTTGGATCCACCAGTTTCATGTCCTGCCGAAGCCTTTTTGCTCGGCAAGAACAGCGACTTTAAAGAATAAACTAGTTTTGTAGAGGAAAAGAGTTACCTTGTTACCCGCCCCCGAGGAAGCCTGATCGGAAAGATGGTTTATGCTGGGATGATGTGGAGGTGGAAGGAGTGATTGCTGTGACATTGTCTGAATATTTGGGAGGTGATGGGTTGAGGCTGCGTCGCTCTGAATGATCTGCTGAATCGAGATCTGATGTGGCTGGGGCGGCCGGACTAGCAGTTGCGGCGTTGGCAATGTGGGCACGGTGGTCTGTGCTAACAAAGGAATATTTGCCATAACGTTAGCCTCGTAAGGCAACGTCAGCTGTGGGTTGATTGGTGGCACCGGCTGGGGTGGAGGCACCGCGGGAGGCATGACCACACCTGGCGGGACATAGTGACGGGGAGCAGGCAGGGGGGTCATACACACAGCAGCTAAGTCAGAGAGGGTCTCAAATCCTGAAAGAGGAGTAACTGCAGGAATGATAGGATACGAGGAAAGCTGCAAAACAaggcaaaatacataaaaaaaataaattgttttcaaaCCACCTTTTTACCTGTGAATTTAGCGTTTTGATAAATGGTGCTTTCTAGTAAACTGCATGCATGTAGATTTAGATTAATATGGAAAAAAGCAACATGAGGGAAGCACCCATAACATTTCTGGATTTGTAACTAATATAAGCGTCCGTTAAACATGCACAAAGAATCTGTCCGCTAAAGGACTCCGTAAGACTCATGGAACGGCTCCACCTTCATCTACCCCATTCCCACTTTGGTTATTCTGTCCAGAATGAGACCAATTACCTGCGATGGGGGCAGTGGCTGCTGTTGGAGAGATACATTAGTAATCTGCAATGGTTTTAGCGGAGTTGTTGCCGTTTGGGGCATCTGGGGCTGGTACTGAGAGAAGGTGTGAGGAGAGTGGGGCATTGGACAGGCGGAGGGGTGCTGCACGGATTGCTGTAACACAGAATGAGCAAAGCAAGATagtagaagaataaaaaaaaacaatattttttgtgtcaGACCCCCAACACTGAGTGTTCGTGATTACATTGTTTTAAGAAGAGCTGACTTGCAACAACATCGACAACAATTGTGCGcttttaatttataatctaCTGAAAGGCGAAATAGCGATCAGGCCGACTGCTCCCAGCGACCTCATCTATTGTAATTGAATAAACTCAGAAAAGACCGGCTTGGAGgacactatattttatataatgttattgtaCGGTCAGCCCGCTGCTGGGGGCAGTTTTGGTATTACCTGGTTGGGTATTCCTTTCGGGGCTGCTCCATGTTGCACTGGTGGGGCAGAGGTTTGTTGCATCCCCGGGTACGCACTCGGTTCTGGGTAAGACTGCTGTGCCAGAACGGGGGCTGGTGCCGATATCACGTgctaaaagttaataaaaaaattcctttAAAAAGTGAGCACTCTTTGGGGGCCAATTCTATAGATCTTCAGGTCAAATACGGCCCATAAAATGTCAATCCAATACGCGCAAGCAAACAATAAAACGGGCAAACACATGGAAAACAACATTAACGAGAGCTTGGGCTTGGTTTGGGAGAGACAGAGAACATGTAAGAAGAGACGGCGCTGGGTGCAGGAGAGATCCTAGAACACGAATACACGGAGATTCTTTTGGGTGACACAGGAGACccgaatataaaataaatcaggaaACGTTGAATGTTCTAGGCGCTGATCTGGCAGAAACACCACGAAG is a genomic window of Spea bombifrons isolate aSpeBom1 chromosome 6, aSpeBom1.2.pri, whole genome shotgun sequence containing:
- the WNK2 gene encoding serine/threonine-protein kinase WNK2 gives rise to the protein MNHDSRGLGRLGAQPAPSDLMESGLGARLDPDSRVLLTAESNGKVKIHVHGLMSGVDHMDAAMLNSGSDAQLAPAVKDSKTVKLRFLRRTVVDSDQEEPPVLDLTDSEHQNKVIPISRARRALAKRTHGISDQDSGTETPEPKARSSKGKIPDEPPELPGEPQNKPEPGLSKDAAKSQKEEEEDSEEADMKAVSTSLDGRFLKFDIEIGRGSFKTVYKGLDTETWVEVAWCELQDRKLTKQERQRFKEEAEMLKGLQHPNIVRFYDFWESCLKSKKCIVLVTELMTSGTLKTYLKRFKVMKPKVLRSWCRQILKGLHFLHTRTPPIIHRDLKCDNIFITGPTGSVKIGDLGLATLKRTSFAKSVIGTPEFMAPEMYEEHYDESVDVYAFGMCMLEMATSEYPYSECQNAAQIYRKVTSGVKPASFEKVPDPEIKEIIGECICKNKQERYEIKDLLSHAFFAEDTGVRVELAEEDHGRKTSIALRLWVEDHRKLKGKPKDNGAIEFTFDLEKETPEDVAQEMVESGFFHESDVKIVAKSIKDRVALIQWRRERMCPKNGEHEVLDQGPQHPVVPLAHSSHVGQHVCPDQEEPDTDQRAFRSNLPASITSVASDSTFDSGQGSTVYSDSQSSQQSVIYSSLPDSLPPAIQRVYSPPIMEGQTMPQSPQHQLGHCQQTPAHVISAPAPVLAQQSYPEPSAYPGMQQTSAPPVQHGAAPKGIPNQQSVQHPSACPMPHSPHTFSQYQPQMPQTATTPLKPLQITNVSLQQQPLPPSQLSSYPIIPAVTPLSGFETLSDLAAVCMTPLPAPRHYVPPGVVMPPAVPPPQPVPPINPQLTLPYEANVMANIPLLAQTTVPTLPTPQLLVRPPQPHQISIQQIIQSDAASTHHLPNIQTMSQQSLLPPPHHPSINHLSDQASSGAGNKVAGLSRYSVDMATPVAVISVAPSSIMSPPVHFQSEMPLLIQGQEVVSQMTYTHTMADPPSMPVYSASLQPDISQPYAHPNHVVHPAAGTATDSGQEELIVQENQPIPGQSYENYVGSDAASGKEMSDAPESTHGAGKQTKKHHRRSSRTRSRQEKTSKPKLTILNVCNTGDKMVECQLETHNHKMVTFKFDLDGDAPDEIATYMVENEFILQSEKEIFIEQMKDVIDKAEDMLSEDTEGERSSDQGGSPQQANAFHAETQEENHHSKAKTPVYQQNVLHTGKRWFIICPVVENPNAGLEEQTTTLKGQQPNKLKDEEVSEGFQQTRSVQTDKSTSSVCQLSALDPGEPTMEILASVTQSSSTISSSDLQMQSELSTLTLPESHSFLHGDCTTPGVSSTSQPVKEIEAHSAAGHAASPKDACDPLTTSQSSANVIQPAEREAGTPPVDLCFQTAKNSRETAQLDYTPSARDPPINIPQEKEHRTEHSVLCESDVGSPVVKQVTSSTCLDTSSDITEGPPIPSQGCSFPATVQTLTSLTLPVVNSGIQTGNLTESDGEGPPRVEFADDTIKSLDEKLRTLLYQEYSPANMNAGTPDISQSLEGATEVIYLQPVNGGITCDHRTLYKSLSAPEDSALSAELLGGVTDASKYNLPDNRGDSRNWKLQDQNSMDCPSLKQKADGVDGSPKTIGRFSVMSTEDDVTANSPNYSRFSAPPDVYLDQLPSHPVKTSVPRAHTSSPINSLFCGHVSSDSGDELPLSKSKDAQPSTPSKGSTNDFIKKATAFLHRKASMKSPDSPHGPNPPKTPSINVTSFHSQSSYMSSDNDSEFEDADMRRELQGLREKHMKEITELQAQQKREIEALYIRLGKPLPPNVGFLHAAPPSSRRRRISKNKLKSGKLLNPLVQQLKTTTAATGNISVDCNGSPAKDIVTFQQVAGSSLTAAASPSQGVQTQQPCSVKVTVSSDHICSGVVREGVDLHGVPGQGWTVYHQTSERVTFKSSSKPRTRFLSGPVSLSIWSTLKRLCLGKEHSSRSSTSSLAVGPETSSAPPLAAQQIQTNNSNNKRATFTDDLHKLVDEWASKTVGAAQFKPSLNQLKQYQQRQDLEGKPNGAGGVHRSTSDSGRKRAPVPSVPSSVPASLAGVAQAGSLQPFRLPLSQYTGVFPAAAAYGVQWPGIAESQTCAMFPMSTQQPARKPCGPNMKIT